The genomic stretch aattaagaactaTGTTCAGCTTCTCTttctaatttaaaagtatttcttaacttctgttagaatttttaaagcCATCCATAGGTAAGATTACCTTTGTTATGAGAAAGGTAACACAATGAGTAGCTGATATCTTAAATTGAACTAGGTGCAGTATGAAGTACACTTCAGATTGTTTTGCTGTTTGTCTTGAGTAGCCTCAAATTCATTGACATATTTTATTGGTTACAATAGGTACTCATTAAAATGGTTTATAGAATGTCTAAGCTAGCAGTTGTAAAAATTTATTACTCTAGGAATGATGATAGTATACCttgtatttaataaatgttttgcaTGTTGATAAAATTTTCTAACAGCCTTCTTCTTAAAGTCCAGTGGCTGATTTTATAAACACAACTATGAGAATGCAGCATTACTGGGAGGTGGGGTGGGCAGACTGTTGTTTGGTGTTAAATGTGCCCAACAAAACTTTAAATAtcataaagcatttattttttagttaacaGAATCCTAGTGATAGTTGGTAGGACACATTTCAAGCCTCTTCTGTCTGTTACACAATGGTGCTCTATCCTATTGTTTTCTAAGACGCATCTgaacatttgcattttcttatccAAAGGCACCCACATCTCAGTGTCCTTAAAAttggttaaaatatttttctgttaagtcattgaaaatgtttttcttcacctAGACTAGTTTCTACACAATTGTGGCCAACTATAACTGTCAGTGGTGTATCTAATTACAGAAGTAAACATGTTAGGTTAAAACCTCTtacaagggctgggatgtagctcggtggtacagcgcttgcctagcatgcgtgaggccctgggttcgatcccagcaccaaaaaagaaaagacaaaaaaaaaaaaacctctccccaaaaacCTCTTACAAAAGTTTAAACCTTATAAACTGTGGATGTGCCATGATTTTACCAGTATTCATAGATCTTTCATTTAGTGattcattcctttatttgtaCAGCTGCTCTGTGAAATGTTGCTGTGAATTGATACTGTAATCAATAAAGTGCTTTTAACCAGAGCTCCTTGTAGCATGTTTTAAGTCAATTtttaacagaatttatttttaaaatgaagtcttAGAATTCCCAAGTCCAGTATTTCCTTCTCAGCCCTAATTCCTTTAtctaaacttttccatgaaaaatgGGTTGCAGAAACAAGGAAATGATTAGTGTTTACCTAAGTTACCTTCTAGCTTGTTAAAAGGCCACagattttcattataaaagcaaACTCATTCTTCCCCTGTAGCGCCATTAGGATCATTTCCCTTAGGATAACTTCCTTCTCTtttgtgtaatttttcttttggtggtaccggggtgttaactcaggcctcacacttgctaggcagaagctctaccacttgacctattgCGTCAAtcttgttttgtgatgggtttttcgagatagggtctcaggaactatttgcccagcactggcttcaaaccatgattctcctaatcgctgcctcctgaatagctaggattacaggtgtgagccactggcgtccagctagttttgctttttttttttttctaaatgtttttctttcatctcatCACAAGCTTAAGATTAATGTTCTGTCAAGGGAAGGGTAATGGATTAGTACTTATAAATTGCATTTCTAAAGTGCAAAATCTCTCAAAATATGCTCCCCTGATGGTGGTATTCGGCATCTTTACTCTTTTGATACTTGGTCAGCGGAACTAAACAATAGTAATCCTAAGAGCCAGTCAATTCAAGATGGCTTTACATGCCTACCATTTAAGATGATTAAGAATGAAAGATTAAAACTCACTAAAATATAGTGAGTAAAAATGCTGCATTTATCAACTATCAGGCAAACAGGTTTATTTTCACCTTGCAAAGTTGCATACTTataaaaaatgttcttaaaaattTTGAGATTATACAAAGTTTATAAATAATCCTGCAAACACACATAGTAATAATCAAGTATATGAATTTGAACTATATCAGTCATAATTACATAATTTCTGTATCATTCACAGGTCTAGCCATGTGTGCTTATGACCAGGCATAAGAGTTGGTTTTCGTTATTTTAGTGTTCCATTCCCAACACTGACTTATTTTAACTTGATCAGCTACAAACTAGTGATAGAAAACTTCCTATACCAAAAACATTGTACCAGAAGTTCTCAAACTTAAGTGTGCATCAGGATCACCTGTAGGGCTTATTAAAACTTCATCACTGGGCCCCAAACCTGGTGTGTCTGATTCTATAGGTCTGCGTTGAGacctgagaatctgcatttttggcagtactggagtttgaactcagagcctttgtgCTTGCTACAGTGTTCTACCATCGAGAACCTGCAATTCTTACAAGTTCAAAAGTGATGTTAATCCAGGGACCAAACTTCAAGAACCACTTCAAGTACTGCATTGTACTCTGAGGTGATACTAAAAGTTCAAGTACTTTCATATAACTTTGTAACCTAAATTAGCAATACCCAATTTTAGACATCTGCTTCTTGTGATACTTGTCACCTACCCTACTGGTAGCCTGTACCATTTTGGGaattataaattagcaataaaaactaaaaactccatcatttgtatttaaatttgaatACTTCATCCTAATATCTGATGTGcgtaaaaattaagtatttttgcaAGGCTTCTATGGCCTAAATACTGTTATTTCCTTCAAATATCTTGAAAAAGATGCACTGCTATAAGAAATACCAACTAGCAGGAGCCTTAAAAggcacaaaaaaggaaatgctaagtattaaaaaaagaaaagaagcctaCTATTTTGTTACTCTCATGAAGAATCACAAACTATACTTGGCCAAATGCACTGTGCCCCTGGGATTGTGAATTTTAACAAGTGTCTAGGTGATGCTGATTGGTGGAAGATCtgcaaattatgtcattttttaatattttcatacaagtTTCAATCAGTTTTTTAATACAGAAGCAGACATGATACTCTGACCCATTAAAGTAAAAAGTACAGTAGTAATTTTTAGTGGAGCCCTGGTAAATTTATTTACCTAAAAGAAGAAGCCTCCAGTGGGGACAATGTGCAGGCGCTTAGTCAGGTGCCTGCTGAAGAACAGCTCGTATACATTACTGTTATACCCACAATGCAGCCTCCCCTTCAAACTTTGCTCAAACTGtagagctggcaaagtggctcaagtggtagagcacctgcctggcaagcatgaggtcctgagttcaagccccagtgctgcaaaaaaaaaaaaaaagccccaaacttGAGATAGAAAAGCTTTCCTTGCTGGACTCTCAACTAGAGCAAAGCTGAAATGTTTCTTAAGAAACAGATCAGGAAACTAACAAAACCCACATATTTTTATAAGTGAGTATAACAACAAATCTTTATACTGTTTTACATCAGTTTTAATGGGAATAAAAGGGGTAAAAACAGCATATTAGTAGTGGTTTACATACTTGCCATGATGGCAAATGTGATTGTAACTTGCATAAATAGTACACTCAAGAACATTCCACACTCCTTTGGTGGTTAGAGCAATgctcataacaaaacaaaaaactacctaTTCCCATTAAAGAGGTCATCAAAAACTGGTTTTGAGAAAGAAGATGAAAGGATCATTCTCTAACTCCTGGATGCCAGGAAGCAGAGTTTTTCagaatcaaaaataaagacaGCCCTAATATTAAGAGCTCAAGGACCCACCCCTCAGGGGTCACATAGTTGATTCTCTTGCTTTTAACTAATTCATTATTTAACACAAACAACTTAATCTTTTCCTTATCCCAAATTAGAACTAAGAACATATCATAACACTCTTCAAAAAGTGCAAACATCTTGAGATAGATCATTACCAGAATCTACACAGAGATTTGCTATTTAGTTGTTAGTATAATCCATACTGAAgtcatttcataaaaataactCTCCCAATCTTCCAGGTTCTTTTCCCTCCTATGGTGGTCACCAAAGAAATCTCTATTGTTAAGATTCTTCATTGCTTGAATGTAGAAACTGCTTAGTAAAATTCTCCAGCTCATTTTCAAGTTGAACGgctttatttctaataaaaaaatgaataaaacaccaATCTAATTATCATAAAGGACAATAAGAAAAATGCATTCTATctagtcttaaaaaataaaaacttgctAGCCAGCTGCTGCTACTTTCCTTCGAACAAATATGAGTACATGTGACTATCACCAATCCTTCCAGAGCATTCACTGTACGTGTCACTACAGCTATGCAGTAAACAGACCTCAGTGTTAAGGACCTTAAAGCAATTATACtaagataaaagacaaaaaccttaataatgataaaaaaagaattaaagcatAATAGACAGTGGAGTAATGTCATCTTACATGGGAATTATATCTTAGGTTGCAAACAGTCATAACTGTCTTTGAAAAACacctttaaaacataaaatactgaataaattGTTTTGTGTATACACAAAGAAGCTGGTAGATGTTAAAGGGTCATTGTATACCAAAATTACTGTTCAACAAGTCCTATTTGATGTAGTCAAATTGCCTacaatttggaaaaacaaaagcatgaaCTAAATATCACAGACACAGATGTGTTGTCTCCCATTCTCATACTATAGCCAGGCAGGGCTCACTTGCTCTCTCTTGTTCTGTTTGGAGAGTGGAAAGAGGGTCCCGTTTTGTTTCTGAACATTATATGGTTGAGGTTGTATGTTAAATGTACTGATGCTATGAACTCCACTGTATATATTTCTTCAGGCAATGCTCCTGAAGAATTAGAAAAGTTAAAACTCTACCCAAGTGGCTGAGCTTAATCTAGTAACAGTGGAGATTCCAAACACAGTTGCACCTTGCTAAGAAGTGTACCATGTGTCATTAGTTGATCTCACCATTGTGTGAACATAATGGAATGTACTTACATAAACCTTGAGGTTACAGCTTACTGCACACCTAGGCTATGTGACATACCCTATTGCTCCTACATTAAACACCTGTATAGCCTGTTATTGTACTGAATACTGTAGGCAATTGTAACACCATGCTGAATATTTGTGTATTGAAATAAACATGTAACTAATGTACTACACTATGATTTATGATGGCTATATTACTGATAGGAATTTTTCAACTTCATTATAATCTTTTGGAATCATCATAACAGATGCAGTTCATTGTTGACCAAAACACATTCTGTGGCGCATGACAAATATATGGCCCTAAAATTCAGGTTGCAAATTACAAAGATAGCTCCAATTTGCAAACACTGACTGCTGAGCTTCTCTTTAACAGACAATTTTATGTAGTAGTAATGATTAGATGGTGCTTAATGATTTTCCCAGATATGCTGGCAAGCTGGTTACTGGGTAAGAAAACTAAAAGTAAGAAATGCCAAGTATAGACCTGAGGATGGCATTTCTAGTCTTGTCCCTAAAACCAATTTTATTAGAGCtgaaataatccaaaataaatcatagtaAACTAGAAGTCCATATTTTATCAGgaaatcttctttctttttattgcttcaaATTTAAGTATACTCAATAGTCCTCAATGAGACAGAATGAGAACAGAAGTTAATCAATGGTCTTTTGACAGACAAGACTAAAAACTCACTTTTAATTATAGAGCTTCTATTCTGAAAGGAAACTAATTTAGACTAACAAACTAAGTTTAGGTCTATCaaatccttttaattttcttgttgaAGTTGGCTTTCAGTTAAATtgtaaaacaaagaattaaatggAAGATCTTATTTTAAATCAACATGAATAGCTAAAAGTTTTAGTACAAATTCATTAGTGATTTTACATAATTACATTTTGGTTATAAGACCAGTAAATGTTCATATTATTGAGAAAAAAGGTTTAAATACCTTAAGAACTTtgaattgttttgtattttctccaACTGATCTATTTCTTTGGATAACCTAGCAATTTCTTCTTCCAAATGTTTTTGAGTAATATCAACTTGTTGGCACAGGCGGGCAAAAGTGGAAGCCatttctcttaaaacaaaacaaaacaaaacctgattAACAATCATGAATGAGCTTCAATATAAAGCttttataaaaaggagaaaagctagtcaggcatggtgggagtgacagcacatgcctgtaatcacagctccTCAGGAAGAGTAGGCAGGAGGGACTCAAGTTTAAGGGCAATCCAGGCAAAGGTAGctgcaaaaccctgtctcaaaagaaaatgttttaaaaaaaaaaaagtaaagttttaaatgtttaaatcatAAAGAATCAAAGAACACTGCTAAGAATGATATGAGGGAAGTCACAGCACTTGTAAACTTAATATAGCTGTATTCTTCATCTAGTCTAATGACAAATAAATGCAAGAGACAGTGTTACCGCTGCTATATGCTTGTGAATACAAATAACCTATAAAAAGGCAGAAGCACAACAAACCTTAACTCTTCTCCCTTGCCTgatcaaaataaaaaactgagccgagttggtggctcacacctgttatcctagctaattgggaagctgagactggaagagaactgtggtttgaggccagtcctggcaaacagttcaggagactccatctctaaaataaccagaggaaaatgggctggaggttgGCTCAAAGCAACAAACTGTtaagaataggaaagaaaaaacatcctATGAACTTTTGGAAGTAGACAAAATTACTTTAAATCACAGCAAAATTTAATCATGTTTTCAGAACCAAAGGGTTATATCTAATTTGAGTGCTAGTTAATATATTGGCTTTGGGAAACATAATGTTTGTACTTTTATGACCAGGAGCACATCTGGTATGTGTACACTTCCAGAAAACAGTACATGAacttaaaagacatttttctctGCAACTATTCTCCTGTGCATCTACCTCCTTCCCAGACCTTTTTGAATCTTCATTTCTCTGCTCTAATAAGTCCCAATAATGACAAagcattctttattcttttaattattataCCTAGTACAGTATAAGTGAGTAATTACTTGAGGTTGCCTCCATGAGAATGTAAAGTTCTCTAAGAAAGAGGATCAAGTTATCAATAGCTTTTTATTTCCCATAATTCATCACAAGGGAGGCAATTAATGTCTGCAGATCAGAAAAATGGAAAGCTACCTTGTTTTTACTTGTATAAACCTCAGTTGATTTCTTCTGGAAGTTCACATATCTTCATTAGAGAAAATATCtttcttaacaaaaataaaactactatatAAAACAGGAACTCAAAAAGTATTTGATTATTAATGTTTCTCAAATCTTTGTGTCTCCTTGCAGTTTAAATTGGTGTTGTGTCTGAAAACAGTTTAACCTTTCTGCAATTACCGTCTCTTTAGTCTAAATCATCCCATATACTACATcacacaaaattatttatttagagCTAATTCGCTGATGCCATTACTCGCAAGATTCCAAGCCCTAATATCTATACATAATAATAGGGCCCCCAAATGTTAGGTTTATACTAAAATGTATCCCCCTTACATACACATCTCCCACACTGAAATTTTCCCCTCATCTTCTTAAACatattcctttcctccttccctgacATTTGGTTTGCACTATTCTCTGTGGTCTTCCTATTTTGCTTGTTCAAATCTCATGCCACCTTTCCTGTATAAAACCTTTTTAATCCATTGTCTTTCATGCTTTAAGTAACTGCTGATGTCCTACACTTCAAAAGATATCTTTTTTACTGCaggtcatttttatatcataCTGTTATTATTTGCCTGTTACCATTTTCATTAAACTGCAATCATCCTGAGCCATTAATTCTGCTCTCAACTGCAGCCAAATACAGATTATTGTGTCTTCAGTGAGGttcaatacattttttaataaatcaatgaaacaagtACTTAAGGTGTATAAAAGTGGAAAGTGGATGGGTCTAggtatttattataattaaattcTTTTGAGATCTAAATACTAATTCCTTTAGACTTGTACAAAGTTTGGAGTGTGAAGAGTAAAAGCAAATTCCATTCATCATAAAAATCAGGGGTTTCCTCGCCACTAAGCCTTCTTATTAAATGCTAAGAAATTATTCAGTCTTCATAATGAAGAAGCCATAATAATCTTGATGACAGAAACATAAACTTAAAATAGATCTTCTGAAGAACTATCTTTTGAAAGCCCTCCAGAACTCTTGCAAATTTTTCTACACCAGTTTCCAAATGTTCAAATCTAATCTTTCAGGAGAATAGTGATTGAGAGGGCAAAATGAAGTTTGGAATTTTCTAACGTTTCACCTTGGTGGAGAATACAAAATGTGTCCACTCTCTGCATATGGGTTATACTTTAATGAACAAAAAAGATGCATCTTTCAACTTACTGCTGTACTTGGTGACTGCAGTTTGCACTTGTGAAGCTAACAATCATCTGCAGTTTTTCAGTTGCATAGTTCACAAACTGCTGTTTAAAGGCTCTCTCCTTGGCTCgggtggtccaggtcagcctttCGTAAAGATACAAAGCTCCATACATGCTCAATGAAACAGATATGAGTTTCCAACCTACGGTTTTCCAAATCTGCACAGATAAAGACACAGCTTATGCTGAGAAGGAAAAATTCCACTTGGGAGAGTACATTAAAAAGCATTGTGGCTGTCTACAGATCTTTTGAGTCTGAcctattttctaaaaattatacCTTCTCCATGAGAAAATCAGAAGTTACTGGAAATCAACCAGGTGGAAAAGGATCAGCACATAAAAATCAGGATGACCTTTTCAAAACTTGCCAGATTTAAATTGATTcaatgtatctcaaaaaaaatgatGTAAACTTTTTTTAAGTTGGAAgctttcaaaagcaaaacaaataggGGGTGTGTGTAtactgtacacacatacacatactatTGAggatataaaacttttttttttaacaagaactAATACTAAAAAcaacttttaacattttaagataGAGCATCTTGGTACTGAGAGGCCAGTCAGAACACCAgaccattctttttttgtttttcagagctggggatctaacccaaggccttatgcattctaggcaagcgtTTTTTgacactgagctatagccccagccCCACTGGGGCTATTTGTACTTCAAAGTACAAATATCACTTCTTCATGTGCTGTGAAAACAGTCAGGAAGcactgttttaaaaatcaaatagttCTGGGAATGTTacagtggtacagtacctgcttagcatttgcaaggctctgggtttagtCCCCAGCACTACCCCAagaccaataaataaacaaacaaaaaatacccagATTATTGGTGTCTTTCCTTCCTACATATTAAATTTAAGATTAAACCTGTGGAACTCTTTTTCATTAACTACTTTTAGCTTACAAATACATTTATTGCATTATAGATTCTGGAAATAGAAGTCAGGTCATAATAGGCAATTTTGCaacaatttcaattttaaaataatgtttcttaCCACTCCTCCAACAACCATGATGCCCATAGAAGTTCTAGATGTTAGAGAAGCTAATGCTGTTATTAAGGTAATCATGAGCTCTTCTTGTGCTGCATTATCCGGTGTTCCAGGATTGGTAGGAGCAGTGGGAGTTGAAGCTAAAGATCTAGGAAGCTGATAAATTTGGGGGAGGTAGGGAAAGAGTATTACAATTTAACAACTATAAATGAAATATACcacaaatatatgaagaaaacaaaaaatggattaaaaaaaatttttgagacaggtttttctacataacccaggctgacttcaaactcatgatcctcctccctcatcctcccaagCAATCccaattacaggtgtatgccaccacaaaaattattttctatgacAAGGACCACAgttatcaataataataataaatgttcatAACATACAATGGAGTCTACCTCTAACAGTAACTCTCATTAGGAATCAAAACCATACTTTTGGAAAAAATAGCTGGAGATTAGTGTTAAGTGTATACTTAGCACACTTAAGGACACAGGTACAATTCCCAACACCAAAAACGTCAAAACCAAAACTGAAACACTCACGTCAAAAGcataatctttaaaaacaaacaaaatgccctAGAAAAGTTGGGcttcaaaacaaaaaccttttaaacttcaaaatatacCAAAAACGATTAGACAAGTTATATACTAGAAAAACATATGTGGAAATCgtatatctgataaaggagacATATCCTGATTAGATAAAGAATATCTAAAACTCAACAAAAcccaaataatatttaaaaatgagtgaAACATTTGAATAGTTTTTTTCACACAAGAAGGTATGTAACTAGCTAATATgtacatgaaaagatattcaaaatcattagccattagggaaatgcaaattaaacctaGCATGAAATACAACTTCACACACAACtttaacaaaagacagaaaaagtaaGTATTGGCAAATATGCTAACAAACAGGAACCTTCACATTGCTGACTGGAATGAAAatggtgtaaccactctggaaaacagtttggcaattcttcaaaaactgaaacatgaaaattgaacatggtggcacatgtactcaagaggctgaggcaggaggtctgggctacatagtgagatcttgtctcaaaaagtcTTTAAAAGAAAAGCGAGTTAAAGATGAGACCATATGGCCCAGCAATTTTACTGCTAGGTATGTAACTGAGAAGTGAACACATGTCCACATTAAAGCATATACACATGTTCACAGCATTTTTCATAATGGCCCAAATGTATGAACTTCCCTaatgtctatcaactgatgaatatataaatacatgtgttaAACTTGCAATATACTATTACTTGgccatgaaaaggaaaaaataatgaaatatgacaATAAACCTTGAAAagattatggtaagtgaaataagccattcaTTATAAGACCATATCTTAAATGATTCTATTTATGGGAAATGTCCAGAAAGGGCAAATCCGTATTGACAGAGGGCAATTAGTGGTAAGGCCAGAGGTAGGACTGACTGCCTTACAAGTAGGCAAAAGGGATCCTTTTGGAGTCACAGAAATATTCTAAAACTGGATTATGACAATGGCTTTACAGCTCCATAAATTTTCCCCAAACTTATGCTaacaaattttaagtttttcttttaaaatccttGCATTTATTCTAACTTACTTGAAGtatgaaaacacaaccttttaagaaaatgttataaaatggAATGCAGAACCATCTACAATAACACTAAGTGAAAATTCTGGAGTTAGTTTTATGAGAGATATTGAGTCACAAATATGTGATTTGGTAAAGCTAGTTTTACGAGAGAAAACTTGCTGTCGTAAGTAAGAAGAGTCTCAACTGATACAGTCAAAGATACATACCTGAAGGATAGGCTCTGATAATCCGAGCAGCACCCTCTGAGCATTTGTAGGGCCCAAGAATCGATGCACAAGAgaagaccagcccagggaaaaacgAAATACAATATCCTCTTGAAAATCTGAACATAACTTGTGGCAATTTAAATCATAACTGAGATCAAATTTCTTGCAGGGGATCAGTGTATGAAGTTTATTCTGTATACCCGCTGGAAGTAATGGTTTCAAAttttctagaaagaacaaaattattacatttattttaaaaatagtagtaATTAATGTTTAATCTTCTATGAAATATGCAAGGGAAGATAACCCTTtacttaaaatgaaagaaagaaaggaaagaaagaaaggaaggagggaggaagaaaggaaggaaggagaaaacaaaCCACACATGGTCTTGGAGACATAGTATTACCAATAATCTCTTGCTGGGACTGAAGCATTGAAGCATTGACTTCACTGGTACAGCGATCAGCCAAATTTCTTCCCATACCATCTTCTATGTGTTTATTTAACTCCTGTTATTAATGATAAACattcacattatttttttctccagaaaGTATGCAGATTttataaagacttttaaaatgtagCAAACACTAATATGATCTTAATCTCATTGTTGGAAGACAAATTTTTCATGTACccttatttttttggtgctggatattgaacccagagcttcaaaCATGCTAAGCACATTCCCTACTACTAAGCTATACCCCAGTCCCTCTGTACAGTTTTATTTACAAGACAGTTGACATTGATTACCAGTACACATGAGATGTAATGGTGTATACTGACTGCCAAGAAGACACTGAAATGGCCAAACCACTAAATAAGAGTATAGCATATGAGGAAACTGCCTCAGAATAAATTAACTACACTTTAACTTACATTTTTATACACTTTCAATACACTTGGAGTAGGATGAAACTCAGAACAAAATTCATCAACCAAAATAGAGAGTCGACAAATTTCATCTGTCATTGCACATGAAACCTGTAAATAtaaaatcagttaaaaaaaattaaaatcaagatcAGTTTgagctacgtagtgagaccctttctcaaataaatgaataaagattaCCAATAactcaaaaaatcaaattgagaaaaattaatataCTCCTTTAAGTATAGCATTTTTAGTATTATCAAAAAAAGTTACACTTCCAGATATTGTGATCATAAAGCTACTCTTACCTTGTTTGCTACTTCTTCAGTAAcctccttgatttttttcttaacatcCAGTGTTAAAAGGTTCATCTGGTTTCGGATAAAGTCCAGTCTATCAATCTGGTCTTCCCTCTCTTCCATTGAATAAACTCTATTATATTATAAAAGACTGATCAATACTCAGGGTATACTAAAGTCCTAAAGCAATTAAGCAAGGACACTTATTTATGTATTAAACCCTCTATTAGCATGACctaaggggggagaggggaatttTGTATTTCAACATCTGAAATGATTCAAGTAGTATTTTACCTACAAAGTGCTTTATATAGATGATTTGATATAAATACCATCTTTCTGCTCATTTGGTAACTAAATCCTATAAAGGACTGATAAGGATTCTAAGTCTTCAAACACTTCATAGATATGAATAGTCAAAACAGAACTGAATAGTGACTTTAGTTAATAAACAAGTGGCAGCACACAGTAAGTATCCTGGCAAGCCAAATTCAGCCACATGCCAGTTTTTGTTAAACTATGAATCCATTCAGTTACCTACTGTCTATATATGACTGCTCTTGCTCTAAAACTACAGAAATAAGAGGCCGATGGTCCACAAAGCCTAGAACATTTACTATATAGCCCTTCATAGAAAGTTGTTGATTCTCTGATgacacaggaaaacaaaacactggTGATCTTTTTAAGAAAACTGTTATACCTATGAGTTCTCAAGACATTATATTATACAAATTATCCTCAAATCACATCATCATGCCCTATTTGGTTCAATgtcctaaaattttaaaaaattaaatcaattgaGTAGACCAGATTTTGGGTACT from Castor canadensis chromosome 5, mCasCan1.hap1v2, whole genome shotgun sequence encodes the following:
- the Mfn1 gene encoding mitofusin-1 — translated: MAETASPLKHFVLAKKAITAIFGQLLEFVTEGSHFVEATYRNPELDRIATEDDLGEMQGYKNKLSIIGEVLSRRHMKVAFFGRTSSGKSSVINAMLWDKVLPSGIGHTTNCFLSVEGTDGDKAYLMTEGSDEKKSVKTVNQLAHALHMDKELKAGCLVHVFWPKAKCALLRDDLVLVDSPGTDVTTELDSWIDKFCLDADVFVLVANSESTLMNTEKHFFHKVNERLSKPNIFILNNRWDASASEPEYMEDVRRQHMERCLHFLVEELKVVGPLEARNRIFFVSAKEVLSARKHKVQGMPEGGGALAEGFQARLQEFQNFEQIFEECISQSAVKTKFEQHTIRAKQILDTVKTIMDSINVAAAEKRVYSMEEREDQIDRLDFIRNQMNLLTLDVKKKIKEVTEEVANKVSCAMTDEICRLSILVDEFCSEFHPTPSVLKVYKNELNKHIEDGMGRNLADRCTSEVNASMLQSQQEIIENLKPLLPAGIQNKLHTLIPCKKFDLSYDLNCHKLCSDFQEDIVFRFSLGWSSLVHRFLGPTNAQRVLLGLSEPILQLPRSLASTPTAPTNPGTPDNAAQEELMITLITALASLTSRTSMGIMVVGGVIWKTVGWKLISVSLSMYGALYLYERLTWTTRAKERAFKQQFVNYATEKLQMIVSFTSANCSHQVQQEMASTFARLCQQVDITQKHLEEEIARLSKEIDQLEKIQNNSKFLRNKAVQLENELENFTKQFLHSSNEES